The following coding sequences lie in one Spinacia oleracea cultivar Varoflay chromosome 1, BTI_SOV_V1, whole genome shotgun sequence genomic window:
- the LOC110801723 gene encoding WD repeat-containing protein VIP3, producing the protein MKLAGLKSLESAHDDSIWAATWIPANDTRPFSLLLTGSLDESVRLWKADDDVVLERTNTGHSLGVVSVAAHPSGVIAASASLDSFVRVFDVDSNTTIATLEAPPSESWQMQFHPKGTMLAVAGGSSTSIKVWDTSTWQLVASLQIPRPESSKPNDKIATKKFVLSVAWSPDGRRLACGSMDGTISVFDVSRGKFLHHLEGHLMPVRSLIYSPSDPRVLFSGSDDAHIHMYDAEGKSLIGSMSGHSSWVLSIDASPDGGAIASGSSDKTVKLWDLNMRAAVQSMTNHSDMVWGVAFRPPGGAGVRSGRLASVSDDKSISLYDYS; encoded by the exons ATGAAACTAGCCGGCCTAAAATCCTTAGAATCAGCGCATGACGACTCAATATGGGCGGCGACATGGATTCCGGCGAACGACACTCgcccattctctctcctccttaccGGCTCCCTCGACGAGTCAGTCCGCCTCTGGAAGGCCGACGATGATGTCGTATTAGAGCGCACCAACACCGGCCACAGCCTCGGCGTTGTTTCTGTTGCGGCTCATCCTTCCGGAGTCATCGCCGCTTCGGCTTCCCTCGATAGCTTTGTTAGGGTTTTTGATGTTGATTCTAACACTACTATTGCTACTCTTGAGGCCCCACCTTCTGAATCTTGGCAAATGCAATTCCACCCTAAG GGTACAATGTTAGCAGTAGCTGGAGGAAGTAGCACTTCAATCAAAGTATGGGACACCTCCACATGGCAACTTGTTGCTTCGCTACAAATCCCCCGTCCTGAAAGTAGCAAACCAAACGATAAAATTGCTACCAAGAAGTTTGTACTCTCAGTTGCTTGGTCTCCTGACGGTAGACGACTAGCTTGTGGGTCAATGGATGGGACAATCTCTGTTTTTGATGTTTCACGTGGCAAGTTCCTCCACCACCTTGAGGGACACCTCATGCCTGTTCGATCTCTTATATACTCTCCAAGTGACCCTAGAGTTCTCTTTTCGGGATCTGATGATGCCCATATACACATGTATGATGCTGAAGGCAAGAGCTTGATCGGGTCAATGTCGGGCCACTCAAGCTGGGTTCTGAGTATTGATGCAAGTCCTGATGGTGGAGCAATTGCAAGTGGATCCAGTGATAAAACAGTTAAGCTTTGGGATCTCAACATGCGGGCAGCTGTTCAAAGCATGACCAATCACTCTGATATGGTTTGGGGGGTTGCATTTCGGCCACCTGG